A single region of the Bacteroidota bacterium genome encodes:
- a CDS encoding universal stress protein, whose product MSAEKTESVFNKIGIAIAFSPRIEAIVAEAAQLQKVFNAHLVFIHIGKQTAEQEKYLSELINNKKIDAANYQVIWKDGDTVDTILTICDEQAIDLLVAGALEKENLIKYFMGSVARKLSRRVKCSMLMLTEPSENPTNIKHIVVEGADHVKTKSTIAVAFEYAKAYNAQTVDIIQETDLSKAALIRSDEFKENETAQHKELLIKEEDQKLDYILSCNDCGNIKINTERIEGKPGYVISKYAREHEADLLILNSPDRKLNLIDRVFPNDIEFALADLPCNLLLVNVKED is encoded by the coding sequence ATGAGTGCAGAGAAAACAGAAAGCGTATTTAATAAAATTGGAATTGCCATAGCTTTTTCACCCCGTATTGAAGCTATAGTGGCCGAAGCAGCCCAATTACAAAAAGTATTTAATGCCCATTTGGTTTTTATACATATTGGCAAACAAACAGCCGAGCAGGAAAAATATTTGTCAGAGCTGATTAACAATAAAAAAATAGATGCAGCCAATTACCAGGTAATTTGGAAAGACGGAGATACCGTAGATACTATTTTAACCATATGCGATGAGCAAGCCATAGATTTATTAGTAGCAGGTGCTTTAGAAAAAGAAAACCTGATTAAATATTTTATGGGAAGCGTAGCACGTAAACTAAGTCGCAGAGTAAAATGCAGTATGCTTATGTTGACAGAACCAAGTGAAAATCCCACTAATATTAAACACATAGTAGTAGAAGGAGCTGACCATGTTAAAACCAAAAGTACCATTGCCGTGGCTTTTGAATATGCCAAAGCTTACAATGCGCAAACGGTTGATATTATACAAGAAACCGATTTGTCAAAAGCAGCATTAATAAGAAGCGATGAGTTCAAAGAAAACGAAACCGCACAGCATAAAGAACTCCTGATAAAAGAAGAAGACCAAAAATTAGATTACATACTTAGTTGCAACGATTGTGGCAATATAAAAATAAATACAGAGCGTATAGAAGGTAAACCCGGTTATGTAATATCAAAATATGCACGTGAGCACGAAGCCGATTTATTGATATTAAACTCACCTGATAGAAAACTCAATTTAATTGACAGGGTTTTTCCAAACGATATAGAATTTGCTTTGGCCGATTTGCCTTGTAATTTATTGTTGGTTAATGTAAAAGAAGATTAA
- a CDS encoding cation:proton antiporter — MKALNHHETISLVLSLGILLIVARLVGEFFRKFKMPLVVGELVAGICLGPTLLGKYFPEVSSFVLEKQSNSTIAFSGITSISVIMLLFVAGMEVDLSLIRQQGKTALKTSLLGLVIPLGLGFLVAFNYHHLFGESINTSTQLTIFSLFVGTAMAVSALPVIARTLMDLGLFRTKVGMIIIAAAMFDDIIGWLLFSVILGMLKTSTVSHGFVYTLGLTIAYAVAMLTVGRIVINKSLPWAQKNFSWPGGFLSISLGLAFLGAAFTEYIGIHAIFGAFIVGIAFGDSVHLTEKTREIVNQFVTNIFAPLFFVAIGFKVDFFANFDWQVTTVVLVLAIVCKLLGAGLGALWGGLSKKESLAVGFGMNARGAMEIILALLALQAGLISEKLFVAIVIMAVVTSIMAGPALQFLIKRKMEQDIEQKDKEQEGLFV; from the coding sequence ATGAAAGCGTTAAATCACCATGAAACAATAAGTTTAGTTTTAAGCTTAGGTATTCTACTTATTGTAGCAAGGCTGGTGGGTGAATTTTTCAGAAAATTTAAAATGCCCCTGGTGGTTGGCGAGTTAGTAGCAGGTATTTGTTTAGGCCCAACATTATTAGGTAAGTATTTTCCCGAGGTAAGTAGTTTTGTGTTAGAAAAACAGAGTAACTCCACCATTGCCTTTAGCGGCATTACCTCTATTTCAGTTATTATGTTACTGTTTGTAGCCGGTATGGAAGTTGATTTATCCCTAATTCGTCAACAAGGTAAAACAGCATTAAAAACAAGTTTATTGGGTTTAGTTATACCTTTAGGTTTAGGTTTTTTAGTAGCATTTAACTACCATCATTTATTTGGCGAAAGCATTAATACAAGTACCCAATTAACCATATTCAGTTTATTTGTAGGAACAGCTATGGCCGTTTCAGCATTACCCGTTATAGCACGTACTTTAATGGATTTAGGTTTATTCAGAACCAAAGTAGGCATGATAATAATAGCCGCAGCCATGTTTGACGATATAATAGGATGGTTATTATTCTCCGTTATTTTAGGTATGCTTAAAACAAGTACTGTTAGCCATGGGTTTGTTTATACCCTTGGTTTAACAATAGCTTATGCAGTAGCTATGCTTACCGTTGGGCGTATAGTTATTAATAAATCCTTGCCTTGGGCACAAAAAAACTTTAGCTGGCCCGGAGGTTTTTTAAGCATATCATTAGGCTTGGCTTTTTTAGGAGCAGCATTTACCGAGTATATAGGCATACATGCCATATTTGGTGCTTTTATTGTCGGTATTGCATTTGGCGATAGTGTGCATTTAACCGAAAAAACCCGCGAAATAGTCAACCAGTTTGTAACCAATATATTTGCGCCCTTATTTTTTGTAGCCATAGGTTTTAAAGTAGACTTTTTTGCCAATTTCGACTGGCAGGTAACAACAGTAGTATTAGTATTAGCTATAGTTTGTAAGCTACTGGGAGCTGGTTTAGGTGCCCTTTGGGGAGGATTAAGCAAAAAGGAAAGTTTAGCAGTGGGTTTTGGTATGAATGCCCGTGGTGCTATGGAAATAATATTGGCCTTATTGGCCTTACAGGCAGGTTTAATAAGCGAAAAGCTATTTGTGGCTATCGTTATTATGGCCGTAGTTACTTCTATTATGGCCGGTCCGGCTTTGCAGTTTTTAATTAAACGTAAAATGGAACAGGATATAGAGCAAAAAGACAAAGAGCAGGAAGGCTTATTTGTTTAA
- a CDS encoding cold shock domain-containing protein has product MAKSQETFSKKEKEKLKIKKRKEKEEKREERKANAVKGQSLEDMMAYVDENGNITNTPPDPKKRRVVNAEDMLIGVAKQVAPEPAELIRGGTVTFYNDSKGYGFIKDEKSQESIFVHAHALSTPIKEGDKVSFEIEITHKGPNAKDVKPKV; this is encoded by the coding sequence ATGGCTAAATCACAAGAAACATTCAGTAAAAAGGAAAAAGAAAAATTAAAAATTAAGAAGAGAAAAGAAAAAGAGGAGAAGAGAGAAGAACGTAAAGCAAATGCAGTAAAAGGCCAAAGCCTTGAAGACATGATGGCTTATGTTGACGAAAATGGTAATATTACCAATACTCCTCCTGATCCGAAAAAGAGACGTGTAGTAAATGCAGAGGATATGCTTATTGGTGTAGCCAAACAAGTAGCTCCTGAGCCTGCGGAATTAATCCGTGGTGGAACGGTTACTTTTTATAACGACTCAAAAGGTTACGGTTTTATAAAGGATGAAAAATCGCAGGAGAGCATTTTTGTTCATGCGCATGCGCTGAGCACTCCTATTAAAGAAGGCGACAAAGTAAGTTTTGAAATTGAAATTACCCACAAAGGGCCTAATGCCAAAGATGTTAAACCAAAAGTTTAA
- a CDS encoding two-component regulator propeller domain-containing protein, translating into MIASLYTMRFSFFVFFILTITHLSLQANPVLYDDGKGLSNNQITEIIKDKTGIMWIATESGLNKYDGYTFTEINELKGYRINTIYFDSAKNALWIGCNKGLHYYNISTGLLEKNIYQTNASEVIKIIAYNQSKYIVFMNGTIVRIGSNLLSKEVFSLLALGLQNATIKKSIAHDQKGNIIFTSNKFPFLISLQLATGKCVILKEYPSQNISSLTSAKDYYVILYNSGGYRVLPTSVKPTAATLAIQKSQEATQHIKYHTIYIKDNEVYATQKGYHNLYYLVDGQWQTISAGANFQLSSKTMNTMYLDDFMVLWLGTNKGLIKVPYQTKYPFTSIFSSNVSPISIRQIVEAKNNDMFIATYKGIYQYNTLTHYTKNIVDSIFPFYTRAICLDTGNYLYAGTESTDQYFYRYNIKTKKYEGDFYKLSPLGAQINSVFSIYRDKHNTYWLATDKGLASYNPKDRLLKLHIAGKYSIGSIKLFYINASKNSNKFWVCGLNAVYLIDIDNGVSKEYKANVNSKTLIPADDYIFVAEDKNQIVWLGTKKSGLIKLDYIHNQSLVINKSKGLSSNEVYGLISENQSIAWVSTANGLCRYDIQNNTFTNYFIDNGLTDNEFNQNALYKHSSGQFYFGGINGINIINPRLFKPHNPALAIFTASIHKWNQSDEVFKEVKDSSVILMKPDDHLLTFTFGLSDYNEVETNTFFYRIKGLYNEWISLGNQNQLRLEGLSAGEYMVEIIGFNRAGMQASSALLYKVKLAQVYYKTWWFYVLLACTAILLIFAYFRWHLNNINQKQQLRTQIASNLHDEVGSLLTSIIMSTDSARYSSSNIDDKNLKLEKISALSRNATNTMSDVLWSIDARNDYAGNLTDRMREHAEMMLFPLNIDLVFDFTETQQQKIIKADKRQQLYLIFKEAINNIAKHSQATFVKIIYKQKGNHFELVIENDYKATPADLNTSSGQGLRNIKMRAQKINAECIILTQKEIFTIKITGK; encoded by the coding sequence TTGATAGCAAGTCTATACACCATGCGTTTTTCGTTTTTCGTTTTTTTTATTTTAACTATTACCCATTTATCGCTGCAGGCAAACCCTGTTTTGTACGATGATGGGAAAGGTTTATCAAACAACCAGATAACCGAAATAATAAAAGACAAAACAGGCATTATGTGGATAGCCACAGAAAGCGGGCTTAATAAATACGATGGCTATACCTTTACCGAAATAAACGAACTAAAAGGATACAGGATTAATACCATATACTTTGATTCCGCTAAAAATGCCCTTTGGATAGGCTGCAATAAAGGATTACATTATTACAACATCAGCACCGGTTTATTAGAGAAAAATATATACCAAACCAATGCTTCAGAAGTAATAAAAATAATAGCTTATAACCAAAGCAAGTACATTGTATTTATGAATGGAACCATTGTACGCATTGGCAGTAATTTATTGAGTAAAGAAGTGTTTTCACTCCTTGCATTGGGTTTGCAAAATGCCACCATTAAAAAATCAATTGCGCATGACCAAAAAGGCAATATTATTTTTACCAGTAATAAGTTCCCCTTTCTTATTAGCTTACAATTAGCTACAGGCAAGTGTGTTATTTTAAAAGAATACCCAAGCCAGAACATAAGCAGCTTAACAAGTGCCAAAGACTATTATGTGATATTGTATAATTCTGGGGGTTATAGAGTACTGCCAACCTCGGTTAAACCAACTGCTGCTACGCTGGCCATACAAAAAAGTCAGGAAGCAACACAGCATATTAAATACCATACCATTTACATAAAAGATAACGAAGTGTATGCCACCCAAAAAGGCTATCATAATTTATACTATTTAGTCGATGGCCAATGGCAAACTATTTCAGCAGGAGCCAATTTTCAGCTAAGTTCAAAAACAATGAACACCATGTACCTTGACGATTTTATGGTATTATGGCTTGGCACCAATAAAGGATTAATAAAAGTACCCTACCAAACCAAATATCCATTTACCTCCATTTTTAGCAGCAATGTATCACCAATTAGTATCAGGCAAATAGTAGAAGCCAAAAACAACGATATGTTTATAGCTACCTATAAAGGCATCTACCAGTACAACACCCTAACCCATTATACAAAAAACATAGTCGATTCCATATTCCCGTTTTACACCAGAGCCATTTGCCTTGACACAGGTAATTATTTGTACGCAGGCACAGAGTCGACAGATCAATACTTTTACCGATACAATATAAAAACAAAAAAGTACGAAGGCGATTTTTATAAATTAAGTCCGTTAGGCGCACAGATAAATTCAGTTTTTAGCATATACCGCGATAAGCATAATACCTATTGGCTGGCTACCGATAAAGGTTTGGCTTCCTACAATCCCAAAGACCGCCTTTTAAAGCTACATATTGCAGGGAAATACAGTATAGGCAGCATTAAGCTATTTTACATCAATGCATCAAAAAATAGCAATAAGTTTTGGGTATGCGGATTAAATGCAGTCTATTTAATAGATATAGACAATGGCGTTAGCAAAGAGTATAAAGCAAATGTCAATAGCAAAACACTCATTCCTGCTGATGATTATATTTTTGTAGCAGAAGATAAAAACCAGATAGTTTGGCTAGGTACAAAAAAATCAGGCTTAATAAAACTAGACTATATACATAACCAATCATTAGTTATCAATAAATCAAAAGGATTATCAAGTAACGAAGTATATGGTTTAATATCAGAAAACCAATCCATAGCATGGGTAAGCACAGCCAATGGCCTATGCCGCTACGACATTCAAAACAATACCTTTACCAATTACTTTATCGACAACGGACTTACCGACAATGAGTTTAATCAAAACGCCTTGTACAAGCATTCGTCAGGCCAGTTTTATTTTGGAGGTATCAATGGCATCAATATTATCAATCCCCGTTTATTTAAACCCCATAACCCGGCATTAGCCATATTTACCGCAAGTATCCACAAGTGGAACCAGTCAGACGAAGTTTTTAAAGAAGTAAAAGACAGCAGTGTTATTTTAATGAAGCCCGATGACCATTTACTCACCTTTACATTTGGTTTAAGTGATTACAATGAAGTAGAAACCAATACCTTTTTTTACAGAATAAAAGGGTTGTATAACGAATGGATTAGTTTAGGTAATCAAAACCAGTTAAGGTTAGAAGGCCTATCCGCAGGAGAGTATATGGTTGAAATTATAGGGTTCAACAGAGCAGGAATGCAAGCAAGTTCAGCCTTATTATACAAAGTAAAACTAGCGCAGGTATATTATAAAACATGGTGGTTTTATGTGCTGTTAGCATGTACCGCAATACTTTTAATTTTTGCGTATTTCAGGTGGCACCTAAATAACATCAACCAAAAGCAACAGCTACGCACACAAATTGCCAGTAACCTGCATGATGAAGTAGGAAGTTTACTGACCAGTATTATTATGTCAACCGATAGTGCCCGTTATAGTTCCTCCAATATAGACGATAAGAATTTAAAGCTCGAAAAAATATCAGCATTAAGCAGAAATGCAACCAATACCATGAGCGATGTATTGTGGAGTATAGATGCCCGAAACGATTATGCCGGAAACCTGACAGACCGCATGAGAGAGCATGCAGAAATGATGCTGTTTCCTTTAAACATTGACTTGGTGTTTGACTTTACAGAAACCCAACAGCAAAAAATAATAAAAGCCGATAAGCGCCAGCAGTTGTATTTAATTTTTAAAGAAGCCATTAATAATATAGCCAAACATAGTCAGGCTACATTTGTAAAAATTATATACAAACAAAAAGGCAATCATTTTGAGCTGGTAATAGAAAATGATTATAAAGCAACACCTGCTGATTTAAATACCAGCAGTGGACAAGGCTTACGTAATATTAAAATGCGGGCTCAAAAAATAAATGCCGAATGTATTATTCTAACCCAAAAAGAAATTTTTACCATAAAAATAACAGGCAAATAA
- a CDS encoding response regulator transcription factor, whose product MNKLKLAIVEDIEDIRNGLKEYFSQQADIQDVEVFGNMEDILERLKNNYEPNVILSDIGLPGIDGIDGIKLISKLVPNTDVIMLTVFMDSDKIFNALCAGATGYLLKGTPMPEIKKAILEIYRGGSYMSPSIARKVVEHFKVPTKKANYVLTEREREVINGLLDGLSYKLIADRLFISIDTVRFRIKSIYKKLHVNSKAEILSKALKGEI is encoded by the coding sequence ATGAATAAATTGAAACTTGCCATAGTTGAAGACATAGAAGATATCAGAAATGGCCTGAAGGAATACTTTAGCCAGCAAGCAGATATCCAGGATGTAGAAGTGTTTGGCAATATGGAAGACATATTAGAGCGTTTAAAAAATAATTACGAGCCCAATGTAATTTTAAGCGATATAGGCTTGCCCGGCATAGACGGTATAGATGGCATTAAATTAATATCAAAGCTCGTACCCAATACCGATGTAATTATGCTAACCGTTTTTATGGATAGCGATAAAATATTTAATGCATTGTGTGCAGGAGCCACAGGTTATTTATTAAAGGGAACACCAATGCCCGAAATAAAAAAGGCCATATTAGAAATTTACAGAGGAGGAAGTTATATGTCTCCATCCATTGCCCGAAAAGTAGTAGAGCATTTTAAAGTGCCTACCAAAAAAGCAAACTATGTATTAACCGAACGTGAACGCGAAGTAATTAATGGTTTACTGGATGGTTTAAGTTATAAATTAATAGCCGATAGGCTTTTTATTTCCATAGATACCGTACGTTTTCGCATTAAAAGCATTTACAAAAAACTACACGTTAACAGCAAAGCTGAAATCTTATCCAAAGCCTTAAAAGGCGAAATTTGA